Proteins found in one Serinicoccus marinus DSM 15273 genomic segment:
- a CDS encoding CCA tRNA nucleotidyltransferase produces MSATQITSDGALLLRALRELTPSRELLTEVGELFADAGHDVALVGGPVRDAFLGRTSTDLDFTTSATPDQIERTLGGWADTTWDVGRAFGTIGARRAGATLEFTTYRADAYDGQTRKPVVAFGESLEEDLVRRDFRVNAMALRLPDLTFVDPHGGLEDLAHRRLRTPHRPEVSFSDDPLRMMRAARFTAQLGFVPDDDVREAMTDMAQRLRIVSAERVRDELVKLMLSADPRAGLEVMVSTGLADEVLPELPALQLEVDEHHRHKDVYEHSLTVLQQAIDLEDAPGAEDEDAVPGPDLVLRLAALLHDIGKPATRRFEPGGGVSFHHHEVVGAKMTRARLRALRFDKETVKAVTRLVELHLRFHGYGTGEWSDSAVRRYVTDAGPLLGRLHKLTRSDCTTRNRRKAARLAASYDHLEQRISRLREEEELAAVRPELDGHQIGEVLGIRPGPELGRAYQHLLSVRLDQGLLGEDGARAELLRWWAEQERSSG; encoded by the coding sequence ATGTCCGCCACCCAGATCACGAGCGACGGCGCGCTGCTCCTGCGCGCCCTGCGTGAGCTGACCCCGTCGAGGGAGCTGCTCACCGAGGTCGGCGAGCTCTTCGCGGACGCCGGCCACGACGTCGCTCTGGTCGGCGGCCCGGTGCGGGACGCCTTCCTCGGGCGGACCTCGACAGATCTCGACTTCACCACGTCCGCCACCCCGGACCAGATCGAGCGGACGCTCGGTGGCTGGGCCGACACGACCTGGGACGTCGGGCGCGCCTTCGGGACCATCGGGGCCCGTCGGGCCGGGGCGACCCTGGAGTTCACCACCTACCGTGCCGACGCCTACGACGGGCAGACGCGCAAGCCGGTCGTGGCGTTCGGGGAGTCGTTGGAGGAGGACCTCGTCCGTCGGGACTTCCGGGTCAACGCGATGGCGCTGCGGCTCCCCGACCTCACCTTCGTCGACCCGCACGGTGGGCTGGAGGACCTGGCGCACCGCCGGCTGCGCACCCCGCACCGTCCCGAGGTCTCCTTCAGCGACGACCCGCTGCGGATGATGCGCGCCGCGCGCTTCACGGCGCAGCTCGGGTTCGTCCCCGACGACGACGTCCGGGAGGCGATGACCGACATGGCGCAGCGCCTCCGGATCGTGTCGGCCGAGCGGGTGCGTGACGAGCTGGTGAAGCTCATGCTGAGCGCGGACCCGCGTGCCGGGCTCGAGGTCATGGTCTCCACCGGCCTGGCCGACGAGGTGCTCCCCGAGCTCCCGGCGTTGCAGCTGGAGGTCGACGAGCACCACCGGCACAAGGACGTCTACGAGCACAGCCTCACGGTCCTGCAGCAGGCCATCGACCTCGAGGACGCGCCGGGAGCGGAGGACGAGGACGCGGTCCCCGGTCCGGATCTGGTGCTGCGTCTGGCCGCGCTGCTGCATGACATCGGCAAGCCGGCGACCCGGCGGTTCGAGCCGGGCGGAGGCGTCAGCTTCCACCACCACGAGGTCGTCGGGGCCAAGATGACCCGGGCCCGGCTCCGGGCGCTGCGCTTCGACAAGGAGACGGTGAAGGCGGTCACTCGCCTGGTCGAGCTGCACCTGCGGTTCCACGGCTACGGCACGGGCGAGTGGAGCGACTCCGCCGTGCGCCGCTACGTCACCGACGCCGGCCCGCTGCTCGGTCGCCTGCACAAGCTCACGCGCTCGGACTGCACCACCCGCAACCGCCGCAAGGCGGCTCGGCTGGCTGCCAGCTACGACCACCTGGAGCAGCGGATCTCCCGGTTGCGCGAGGAGGAGGAGCTGGCCGCCGTGCGACCCGAGCTGGACGGTCACCAGATCGGGGAGGTCCTCGGGATCCGGCCGGGCCCGGAGCTGGGCCGCGCCTACCAGCATCTGCTGTCGGTGCGGCTCGACCAGGGGCTGCTGGGTGAGGACGGCGCGCGCGCCGAGCTGCTGAGGTGGTGGGCGGAGCAGGAGCGCAGCAGTGGGTAG
- a CDS encoding NUDIX hydrolase gives MTTTPPRQHLGARRLPSVNETSAGGVVIDVVDGRARIAIIARRNRSGRVEWCLPKGHVEPGETLVQTAEREVAEETGIEGRVLVTLGTIEYWFTTPSHRIHKMVHHYLLEATGGHLTIENDPDHEAIDAVWAPLDEVHRTLTFPNERRIAREAWSRLTRSA, from the coding sequence ATGACCACCACGCCGCCGCGCCAGCACCTGGGCGCGAGACGGTTGCCGTCGGTCAACGAGACATCCGCAGGGGGCGTGGTCATCGATGTCGTGGACGGGCGGGCCCGTATCGCCATCATCGCGCGTCGCAACCGTTCGGGACGGGTGGAGTGGTGCCTGCCCAAGGGACACGTGGAGCCCGGCGAGACCCTGGTGCAGACGGCGGAGCGGGAGGTGGCCGAGGAGACCGGGATCGAGGGTCGCGTCCTCGTGACCCTGGGGACGATCGAGTACTGGTTCACCACACCGTCGCACCGCATCCACAAGATGGTGCACCACTATCTCCTGGAGGCGACGGGCGGGCATCTCACCATCGAGAACGACCCGGACCACGAGGCCATCGACGCGGTCTGGGCACCGCTGGACGAGGTGCACCGCACCCTGACCTTCCCCAACGAGCGGCGTATCGCCCGCGAGGCGTGGTCACGCCTCACCCGGAGCGCCTGA